In Comamonadaceae bacterium OS-1, a single window of DNA contains:
- the cysN gene encoding sulfate adenylyltransferase subunit 1, giving the protein MNATTSIATPAGTTSTGALSALKFITCGSVDDGKSTLIGRLLVDTKAVLQDHLAGVQRQGETDLALLTDGLSAEREQGITIDVAYRYFNTEDRKFIIGDAPGHEQYTRNMVTAASSADAAVVLVDATKLDWKNAALELLPQTRRHSLLCHLLRVPSIVFAINKLDAVEDSCLAFAHISAALNSFAAAAEIPVKAIVPISALKGWNVVEAGHAETPDWCNYTGPTLLQILEQLPSTPADVEQPFAFPVQWVEKFSASSDTSQGRRVFWGRVATGKVEVGQEIRILPSGQTATVAQVLDHARNPKSVLAGNSAGITLDREVDVSRGDWLLAPGQFEASREISATVAWMDDEPLVAGRVYWALHGHRWVKAKVKRIVHKLDINTLAEEDATELPPNAIGHIELALQEAIATRPYTQSRSLGALVLVDTASHKTSGAVLVR; this is encoded by the coding sequence TGATGACGGCAAGAGCACCCTGATTGGCCGCCTGCTGGTAGACACCAAGGCCGTGCTGCAAGACCACCTCGCAGGCGTGCAACGCCAGGGCGAAACCGACCTGGCCCTGCTGACCGACGGCCTGAGCGCCGAGCGCGAGCAGGGCATTACCATCGACGTGGCCTACCGCTACTTCAACACCGAAGACCGCAAATTCATCATCGGCGACGCGCCCGGCCACGAGCAGTACACCCGCAACATGGTGACAGCCGCCAGCAGCGCCGATGCCGCCGTGGTGCTGGTCGATGCCACCAAGCTCGACTGGAAAAACGCCGCCCTGGAGCTGCTGCCGCAAACCCGCCGCCACTCGCTGCTGTGCCATTTGCTGCGCGTGCCCAGCATCGTGTTTGCCATCAACAAGCTGGACGCAGTGGAAGACTCCTGCCTGGCGTTCGCCCACATCAGCGCTGCGCTGAACAGCTTTGCCGCTGCCGCCGAAATTCCCGTCAAGGCCATCGTGCCGATTTCGGCCCTCAAGGGCTGGAACGTGGTGGAAGCGGGCCATGCAGAAACCCCCGACTGGTGCAATTACACCGGCCCTACCCTGCTACAGATTCTGGAGCAATTGCCCAGCACGCCCGCAGACGTGGAGCAGCCCTTTGCCTTTCCGGTGCAGTGGGTGGAAAAGTTCTCTGCCAGCAGCGACACCAGCCAGGGCCGCCGCGTGTTCTGGGGCCGTGTGGCCACCGGTAAAGTGGAAGTGGGCCAGGAAATCCGCATCCTGCCCAGCGGCCAGACGGCCACCGTGGCCCAGGTGCTGGACCACGCCCGCAACCCGAAAAGCGTGCTGGCAGGCAACAGCGCCGGCATCACGCTGGACCGCGAAGTCGATGTATCGCGTGGCGACTGGTTGCTGGCCCCAGGCCAGTTCGAGGCCAGCCGCGAGATATCCGCCACCGTCGCCTGGATGGACGACGAACCCCTGGTCGCGGGCCGCGTCTACTGGGCGCTGCACGGCCACCGCTGGGTGAAGGCCAAGGTCAAACGCATCGTGCACAAGCTGGACATCAACACCCTGGCCGAGGAAGATGCCACCGAACTGCCGCCCAACGCCATCGGCCACATCGAGCTGGCACTGCAAGAGGCCATTGCCACCCGGCCCTACACGCAGTCGCGTTCGCTAGGTGCTTTGGTTTTGGTCGATACGGCTTCGCACAAGACATCCGGCGCGGTACTGGTCCGCTAA